A region from the Mycolicibacterium phlei genome encodes:
- a CDS encoding nucleotidyltransferase, with protein sequence MPQTHTAARNDDLRDALKRAASALRAQGPDFALAGSYALWVFGGPEPVHDVDFVVAEPDTEKAAETLEEAGFRIERTPEDWLFKACVEDDFVIDVLHRLNGVPVDKQTIVAAEELDVLAIRMRVLAPTEVLREKLLSLNEHHCDFAALLPAVRAVRERLDWERIRADTADSPFAAAFLVLVERLSLTD encoded by the coding sequence GTGCCCCAGACACACACGGCCGCCAGAAACGACGATCTGCGCGACGCGCTCAAACGCGCGGCCTCGGCGCTGCGGGCCCAGGGCCCGGACTTCGCGCTGGCGGGCAGCTACGCGCTGTGGGTGTTCGGCGGTCCCGAGCCCGTGCACGACGTCGACTTCGTCGTCGCCGAACCCGACACCGAGAAGGCGGCCGAGACGCTGGAGGAGGCGGGGTTCCGCATCGAGCGCACCCCCGAGGACTGGCTGTTCAAGGCGTGCGTCGAGGACGATTTCGTCATCGACGTGCTGCACCGGCTCAACGGTGTCCCGGTGGACAAGCAGACGATCGTCGCCGCCGAGGAGCTCGACGTGCTCGCGATCCGGATGCGCGTGCTGGCGCCGACGGAGGTACTGCGCGAGAAGCTGCTCTCGCTCAACGAACACCACTGCGACTTCGCCGCGCTGCTGCCCGCCGTGCGTGCGGTGCGCGAGCGGCTGGACTGGGAGCGGATCCGCGCCGACACCGCCGACAGCCCGTTCGCGGCGGCGTTCCTGGTGCTGGTCGAGCGGCTGAGCCTCACCGACTGA